In Pseudomonas fluorescens, the following are encoded in one genomic region:
- the rlmH gene encoding 23S rRNA (pseudouridine(1915)-N(3))-methyltransferase RlmH: MRLRLIAVGSRMPKWVEEGWHEYAKRLPSELALELVEIPLNTRGKNADVARFIRQEGEAMLAKVGPNERIVTLEVHGKPWSTEQLAVELDRWRLDSRTVNFMVGGPEGLAPEVCARADQRWSLSPLTLPHPLVRILIGEQLYRAWTVLSGHPYHK; the protein is encoded by the coding sequence GTGCGACTGCGACTGATCGCCGTCGGTTCACGCATGCCCAAATGGGTGGAAGAAGGCTGGCATGAATATGCCAAGCGTCTTCCGTCCGAGCTGGCGCTGGAACTGGTGGAAATACCGCTCAATACCCGTGGCAAGAATGCCGACGTGGCCCGCTTCATCCGTCAGGAAGGCGAAGCCATGCTGGCCAAGGTCGGGCCGAACGAGCGGATTGTCACTCTCGAAGTCCATGGCAAGCCCTGGAGCACCGAGCAACTGGCGGTCGAGCTAGACCGCTGGCGGCTGGACTCGCGCACCGTCAACTTCATGGTCGGCGGCCCCGAAGGGCTGGCGCCGGAAGTCTGTGCCAGGGCTGACCAGCGCTGGTCGTTGTCGCCGCTGACCTTGCCGCACCCGCTGGTGCGGATTCTGATCGGCGAACAGTTGTACCGTGCCTGGACCGTGCTGTCCGGTCACCCTTACCACAAGTAG
- the rsfS gene encoding ribosome silencing factor — translation MTSNNESKVKRKGTFKSAPLPEKVLAAEPPKGDELVKIAVAALEDVKAQDVLVIDVRDKQSITDYMIIATGTSNRQIGAMLDKVREAVKALGIKPLGEEGKGDSDWVLLDMDDVIVHMMTSNARQFYDLERLWKGAEQSRAADGKHHSPEVGHEHFNKLNKDQE, via the coding sequence ATGACGAGCAACAACGAAAGCAAAGTAAAACGCAAAGGCACATTCAAGAGTGCCCCGCTGCCTGAAAAGGTTCTCGCCGCCGAGCCGCCTAAAGGCGACGAGCTGGTCAAGATCGCCGTAGCCGCCCTGGAAGACGTCAAGGCCCAGGACGTGCTGGTGATTGATGTTCGCGACAAGCAGAGCATCACTGACTACATGATCATCGCCACCGGTACCTCCAACCGCCAGATCGGCGCGATGCTGGACAAGGTCCGCGAGGCCGTCAAAGCCCTGGGTATCAAGCCGCTGGGTGAAGAAGGCAAGGGCGACAGCGACTGGGTGCTGTTGGACATGGACGACGTGATCGTCCACATGATGACCTCCAACGCCCGTCAGTTCTACGACCTGGAGCGCCTGTGGAAAGGTGCCGAGCAGAGCCGTGCGGCCGATGGCAAGCACCACAGCCCTGAAGTTGGTCACGAGCACTTCAACAAGCTCAACAAAGACCAGGAATAA
- the nadD gene encoding nicotinate-nucleotide adenylyltransferase: MGDFDPSAPVTVSEPAPRRIGVLGGTFDPVHIGHLRGALEVAETLVLDELRLTPSARPPHRGKPQVSAKDRLAMVECAVAGVAPLVVDARELQRDKPSYTIDTLELMRAELAADDQVFLLLGWDAFCGLPTWHRWEELLQHCHILVLQRPDADSEPPDALRNLLAARSVSDPLALKGPSGQIAFVWQTPLAVSATQIRQLLASGKSVRFLVPDAVLAYIDAHGLYRASN; this comes from the coding sequence TTGGGCGACTTCGACCCGTCAGCCCCGGTCACCGTCAGCGAGCCAGCCCCTCGCCGCATTGGCGTGCTGGGCGGAACGTTCGACCCGGTGCACATCGGCCACTTGCGCGGTGCGCTGGAAGTCGCTGAAACACTGGTGCTTGATGAGCTGCGTCTGACACCCAGTGCCAGGCCACCCCATCGGGGCAAGCCGCAGGTGTCGGCGAAAGACCGTCTGGCGATGGTCGAGTGCGCGGTGGCCGGTGTGGCACCGTTGGTGGTGGACGCCCGCGAATTGCAGCGGGACAAACCGTCCTACACCATTGATACCCTGGAACTGATGCGCGCCGAACTGGCCGCGGATGACCAGGTTTTTCTGCTTTTGGGCTGGGACGCTTTTTGCGGCCTGCCCACTTGGCACCGCTGGGAAGAGTTGCTCCAGCATTGCCATATCCTGGTGTTGCAACGCCCGGATGCCGACAGCGAACCACCGGATGCCTTGCGCAACCTGCTGGCAGCGCGCTCGGTGAGCGACCCGCTGGCCCTCAAAGGGCCGAGCGGACAGATTGCATTCGTCTGGCAGACACCGCTCGCGGTATCCGCCACCCAGATCCGTCAACTGCTGGCCAGCGGTAAGTCGGTACGTTTCCTGGTGCCCGACGCGGTCCTGGCCTACATCGATGCGCACGGACTCTACCGTGCGTCGAACTGA
- a CDS encoding glutamate-5-semialdehyde dehydrogenase codes for MTESVLDYMTRLGCAAREASRVIGRASTAQKNRALQAAANALDAARAELTAANEQDLAAGRANGLEPALLERLALTPARIDGMIVGLRQVAALPDPVGAIRDMSFRPSGIQVGKMRVPLGVIGIIYESRPNVTIDAASLCLKSGNATILRGGSEAIHSNRAIAACIQRGLAEADLPAAVVQVVETTDRAAVGALITMPEYVDVIVPRGGRGLIERVSRDARVPVIKHLDGICHVYVSEHADLAKAQRIAFNAKTYRYGICGAMETLLVDQAVAKDFLPAMAAQFREKGVELRGCERTRAIIDAVPATEEDWNTEYLAAILSIRVVDGLGQAIEHINHYGSHHTDSIVSEHQGDTRRFVAEVDSSSVMINTPTCFADGFEYGLGAEIGISTDKLHARGPVGLEGLTCEKYIVVGDGQLRGQEPV; via the coding sequence ATGACTGAGTCCGTTCTTGACTACATGACCCGCCTGGGTTGCGCTGCCCGCGAAGCTTCCCGCGTGATCGGCCGTGCCAGTACCGCGCAGAAAAACCGCGCCCTGCAGGCCGCCGCCAATGCGCTGGACGCTGCCCGCGCCGAGCTGACGGCGGCCAATGAACAGGATTTGGCCGCCGGTCGCGCCAATGGTCTTGAGCCAGCCCTGCTCGAACGCCTGGCGCTGACCCCGGCGCGTATCGACGGCATGATCGTCGGCCTGCGTCAGGTAGCAGCGCTGCCGGACCCGGTTGGTGCGATCCGCGACATGAGCTTCCGTCCGTCCGGTATTCAGGTCGGCAAGATGCGCGTGCCATTGGGCGTGATCGGAATCATCTACGAGTCGCGGCCGAACGTGACCATCGATGCCGCGAGCCTGTGCCTGAAGTCCGGTAACGCGACCATCCTGCGCGGCGGTTCCGAGGCGATTCATTCCAATCGCGCCATCGCCGCCTGCATTCAGCGTGGCCTGGCCGAGGCCGATTTGCCGGCCGCGGTGGTGCAAGTGGTCGAAACCACGGATCGCGCTGCCGTCGGCGCGCTGATCACCATGCCAGAGTACGTCGATGTCATCGTGCCGCGCGGCGGCCGTGGCCTGATCGAACGCGTCAGCCGTGATGCCCGCGTTCCGGTGATCAAGCATCTGGACGGCATCTGCCACGTTTATGTGAGTGAACACGCCGACCTGGCCAAGGCCCAGCGCATTGCGTTCAATGCCAAGACTTACCGTTATGGCATCTGCGGTGCCATGGAAACGCTGCTGGTGGATCAAGCCGTTGCCAAGGATTTCCTGCCGGCGATGGCGGCCCAGTTCCGCGAAAAAGGCGTCGAGCTGCGTGGTTGCGAACGCACCCGGGCGATCATCGATGCCGTGCCGGCCACCGAGGAAGACTGGAACACCGAGTATCTGGCGGCGATTCTGTCGATCCGCGTGGTCGACGGACTGGGCCAGGCCATCGAGCACATCAATCATTACGGCTCCCATCACACCGATTCGATTGTCAGCGAACACCAGGGCGACACCCGGCGTTTCGTGGCTGAAGTCGACTCCTCGTCGGTGATGATCAATACCCCGACATGCTTCGCCGATGGCTTCGAATACGGATTGGGTGCCGAGATCGGCATTTCTACTGATAAGCTGCACGCCCGCGGCCCGGTGGGCCTCGAAGGACTGACCTGCGAGAAGTACATCGTGGTCGGTGACGGGCAGCTGCGCGGACAGGAGCCGGTCTGA
- a CDS encoding DNA-3-methyladenine glycosylase yields the protein MPVIMSNLTVRASAVSLPTGLPDAFFDRDAQVLARELLGKVIRHRVGDLWLSARIIETEAYYCAEKGSHASLGYTEKRKALFLDGGHIYMYYARGGDSLNFSAQGPGNAVLIKSAYPWVDELSGPGSLAQMLLNNPDAQGHPRPSQKLCAGQTLLCKALGLKVPVWDAKRFDHEVLLVEHVGQTPVHIIQTTRLGIPHGRDEHLMYRFVDAAYAAYCTRNPLRRGQTEGRDYFVLS from the coding sequence ATGCCGGTCATCATGTCCAATCTGACTGTTCGAGCGTCCGCTGTGAGCCTGCCCACGGGCCTCCCGGACGCGTTTTTCGACCGTGACGCGCAAGTTCTGGCCCGGGAGCTACTGGGTAAAGTCATCCGCCATCGGGTTGGTGACCTGTGGCTCAGCGCCCGGATCATCGAAACCGAAGCCTATTACTGCGCAGAAAAGGGTAGCCACGCGTCCCTCGGCTACACAGAAAAGCGTAAGGCTTTGTTTCTGGATGGCGGCCACATCTATATGTATTACGCCCGGGGCGGCGATTCACTGAACTTCAGTGCCCAGGGGCCGGGTAACGCCGTGCTGATCAAATCCGCCTACCCATGGGTCGATGAATTGAGCGGACCGGGCAGCCTGGCACAGATGCTATTGAACAATCCCGATGCCCAGGGCCACCCTCGCCCATCACAAAAACTCTGCGCCGGGCAAACCCTGCTCTGCAAGGCGCTGGGCCTGAAAGTGCCGGTGTGGGACGCCAAACGCTTCGACCATGAGGTGCTGCTGGTAGAACACGTCGGGCAGACGCCCGTCCACATCATCCAGACTACGCGCCTGGGCATCCCCCATGGGCGCGATGAACACCTGATGTACCGCTTCGTCGACGCTGCTTACGCGGCTTATTGCACGCGCAACCCGCTACGACGGGGGCAGACCGAAGGGCGCGATTATTTTGTGCTGTCCTGA
- a CDS encoding bifunctional DedA family/phosphatase PAP2 family protein: MGQWLDSVTGWLAVNPQWLAAAVFIVAFVECLAIAGLIVPGTVLLFAVAVLAGSGALTLSETLLLGFVAGVLGDVISYFLGRHFHQNIRRLPGLRHHPEWIAGAETYFQRYGIASLLVGRFIGPLRPMLPMVAGMCDMPFPRFFAVSLLAGAGWSVAYLMPGWATGAAIRLPLPEGFWLQAGVVAGSIAVMVGLSATSSLRRHRRATLFITGMSLLILTGLFIGYSHLSALDQGVMTLVQEHRQPMLDEVAVVFTLIGEFRNMLFFSALLTGLLLLMRQWRHAIFAGSTLLFTALANTATKYFFARVRPEVLSDPLTSYSMPSGHASGSFALFLTLAVLAGRGQPPRMRLTWLLVGCLPAMAISLSRVYLGAHWPTDVLAGAMLAACVCAASLWLIQRKEPLNALPPKVWWLVLPALVALFGFFVLQHLPHTMLRYAY; encoded by the coding sequence ATGGGCCAATGGCTCGATAGCGTGACCGGATGGTTGGCGGTCAACCCGCAATGGCTGGCAGCAGCGGTATTCATCGTGGCCTTTGTGGAATGCCTGGCGATTGCCGGGCTGATCGTTCCCGGCACGGTGTTGCTGTTCGCCGTGGCGGTACTGGCAGGCAGTGGCGCGCTGACGCTCAGTGAGACGCTCTTGCTGGGTTTCGTCGCCGGGGTGCTGGGCGACGTTATTTCGTATTTTCTGGGGCGGCACTTCCATCAGAACATCCGGCGCCTGCCGGGCTTGCGCCATCATCCGGAATGGATCGCCGGGGCCGAGACTTATTTCCAGCGCTACGGTATCGCCAGCCTGCTGGTTGGGCGTTTTATCGGCCCCCTGCGGCCAATGCTGCCGATGGTGGCCGGCATGTGCGACATGCCTTTCCCGCGCTTCTTCGCTGTCAGCCTATTGGCCGGCGCGGGTTGGTCGGTGGCTTATCTGATGCCTGGCTGGGCCACGGGCGCGGCAATCCGCTTGCCGTTGCCCGAAGGCTTCTGGCTCCAGGCCGGGGTTGTTGCTGGCAGCATTGCGGTGATGGTCGGCTTGAGCGCGACCAGCAGCCTGCGCCGGCATCGCCGCGCGACGTTGTTCATTACCGGGATGAGTCTGCTGATTCTGACGGGGCTGTTTATCGGTTACTCGCACCTGTCCGCACTCGATCAAGGGGTGATGACGCTGGTGCAGGAGCATCGCCAACCGATGCTGGATGAAGTGGCGGTGGTCTTCACGCTGATCGGCGAATTCCGCAACATGCTATTTTTCAGCGCACTGCTGACCGGTTTGCTGCTGCTGATGCGGCAATGGCGGCACGCGATTTTCGCGGGCAGCACGTTGCTCTTCACGGCACTGGCCAATACCGCGACCAAGTACTTTTTCGCCCGCGTGCGCCCCGAAGTGTTGAGCGATCCGCTCACCAGCTACAGCATGCCCAGCGGCCATGCTTCAGGGTCTTTCGCGCTGTTCCTGACCCTCGCCGTCCTGGCGGGACGCGGACAACCGCCTCGGATGCGCCTGACCTGGTTATTGGTGGGCTGCCTGCCCGCAATGGCGATTTCGCTTTCGCGGGTTTACCTCGGAGCGCATTGGCCGACAGATGTATTGGCCGGCGCGATGCTGGCGGCATGTGTCTGCGCGGCCAGCCTGTGGCTGATCCAGCGCAAGGAACCGCTCAACGCCTTGCCACCCAAGGTTTGGTGGTTGGTGTTGCCGGCGTTGGTGGCATTGTTCGGCTTCTTCGTGTTGCAGCACTTGCCGCATACGATGTTGCGGTATGCGTACTAG
- a CDS encoding LON peptidase substrate-binding domain-containing protein: MSLPLFPLNTVLFPGCILDLQIFEARYLDMIGRCMKQGGGFGVVCILDGEEVGIAPAGYALVGCEALITDFKQQDNGLLGIRVQGGRRFHVLRTEVQRDQLTVAEVEWLEDEPEQPLQDEDADLVALLKALAEHPMVEALNMGTEATGQQSLANQLAYLLPFAELDKIDLLQLDDPQQRLDAIQALLDELQGELFA, from the coding sequence ATGAGTCTGCCGCTTTTTCCGCTCAATACAGTGCTGTTCCCAGGCTGCATCCTCGACTTGCAGATCTTCGAAGCGCGCTATCTGGACATGATCGGCCGCTGCATGAAGCAGGGCGGCGGATTCGGCGTGGTGTGCATCCTCGATGGCGAAGAAGTCGGGATCGCCCCGGCGGGTTACGCCCTGGTCGGGTGTGAGGCGCTGATCACCGATTTCAAGCAGCAGGACAACGGCCTGCTGGGGATTCGGGTTCAGGGTGGACGGCGTTTCCATGTATTACGAACGGAAGTCCAGCGCGATCAGTTGACCGTCGCCGAGGTCGAGTGGCTGGAAGACGAACCCGAGCAGCCACTGCAGGATGAGGACGCCGATCTGGTGGCCTTGCTCAAGGCTCTGGCGGAACACCCGATGGTCGAAGCCTTGAACATGGGTACCGAAGCGACCGGCCAGCAGTCGCTGGCCAATCAGTTGGCGTACCTGTTGCCCTTCGCTGAGCTGGACAAGATCGATCTGCTGCAACTTGACGATCCGCAGCAGCGACTGGATGCGATTCAGGCGCTGCTGGATGAGTTGCAGGGGGAGTTGTTTGCCTGA
- a CDS encoding LrgB family protein → MIFDWHGAWTSVIHHPLFGIGITLGAYQLVLAAFEKTRWIFLQPVLVSMLLVIGVLVGCGLTYAEYRKSTEILSILLGPATVALAVPLYLNLRRIRQLFWPIFTTLVIGGVVATGMGVLLGWSFGAEHMILMTMAPKSVTSPIAMLVAEQIGGVAALAAVFVLITGVIGAIFGPALLTRLGVHSPEARGMALGMTAHAVGTSVALQESEECGAFAALAMSLMGVATAVFLPLAVSMVV, encoded by the coding sequence ATGATCTTCGACTGGCACGGCGCCTGGACGTCGGTAATTCATCATCCCTTGTTTGGTATCGGTATTACCCTTGGCGCCTATCAACTCGTCCTGGCGGCATTCGAGAAAACCCGATGGATCTTTTTGCAGCCGGTGCTTGTCTCCATGTTGCTGGTGATCGGCGTGCTGGTGGGCTGCGGCCTGACTTACGCCGAGTACCGCAAGAGCACCGAGATTCTAAGCATCCTGCTCGGCCCGGCCACTGTCGCGCTGGCGGTGCCGCTTTATCTCAACCTGCGACGGATTCGGCAGTTGTTCTGGCCGATATTTACTACGCTGGTGATAGGTGGGGTGGTGGCCACGGGGATGGGCGTGTTGCTGGGCTGGTCGTTCGGTGCCGAGCACATGATCCTGATGACCATGGCGCCGAAATCGGTGACCTCGCCGATCGCTATGTTGGTGGCTGAGCAGATTGGTGGTGTCGCGGCGCTGGCAGCGGTGTTCGTCTTGATTACTGGTGTGATCGGGGCGATTTTCGGTCCGGCCCTGTTGACCCGCCTCGGCGTGCACAGCCCGGAAGCCAGGGGCATGGCACTGGGCATGACGGCCCATGCGGTCGGCACGTCGGTGGCGTTGCAGGAAAGTGAAGAGTGCGGCGCCTTCGCGGCGCTGGCGATGAGCCTGATGGGTGTGGCCACGGCGGTTTTCCTGCCGTTGGCGGTGTCGATGGTGGTCTAA
- a CDS encoding CidA/LrgA family protein, producing the protein MLLRGLTWLVLFQLLGTAINHLFLPVLPGPIVGLLLLLVYLICRGQVGEPLNLAASSLLRYLPLLLVPPAVGVMVYAADIAADFWAIVGALVLSLLLSMAFAGVLMQRMVKRHAQPEDGQ; encoded by the coding sequence ATGTTGTTACGGGGCCTGACGTGGCTGGTGCTGTTCCAATTGCTCGGCACCGCGATCAATCATTTGTTCTTGCCGGTGCTGCCGGGGCCGATTGTGGGGTTGCTGCTGTTGCTGGTGTACCTCATCTGTCGCGGACAGGTCGGCGAGCCACTGAACCTGGCGGCCAGCAGCCTGCTGCGCTACCTGCCGCTGTTGCTGGTGCCGCCGGCCGTGGGCGTGATGGTCTACGCCGCTGACATTGCGGCGGATTTCTGGGCCATTGTCGGTGCGCTGGTGCTGTCGCTGCTGCTTTCGATGGCCTTCGCCGGGGTGCTGATGCAGCGCATGGTCAAGCGTCACGCTCAGCCTGAGGACGGCCAATGA
- a CDS encoding MaoC family dehydratase, translated as MPYVPVAELKDYVGKELGRSEWLTIDQDRINLFAEATGDFQFIHVDPVKAAQTPFGSTIAHGFLSLSLIPKLMEDILVMPEGLKMVVNYGLDSVRFIQPVKVNSKVRLKVDLTEVIEKKPGQWLLKATTTLEIEGSDKPAYIAEPLSLCFV; from the coding sequence ATGCCCTATGTTCCAGTTGCAGAGCTCAAAGATTATGTCGGCAAGGAACTTGGACGTTCCGAATGGCTCACCATCGATCAGGACCGCATCAACCTGTTCGCCGAAGCCACAGGGGATTTTCAGTTCATCCACGTCGACCCGGTCAAGGCCGCGCAAACGCCATTTGGCAGCACCATCGCTCACGGCTTTCTGTCGCTGTCGCTGATCCCGAAACTGATGGAAGACATCCTCGTCATGCCCGAAGGCTTGAAGATGGTGGTCAACTACGGCCTCGACAGCGTGCGCTTCATCCAGCCGGTCAAGGTCAATTCGAAAGTGCGCCTGAAGGTCGACCTGACCGAAGTCATCGAGAAGAAACCCGGCCAATGGCTGCTCAAAGCCACCACCACCCTGGAAATCGAAGGTTCGGACAAACCGGCGTACATCGCCGAACCTCTGTCCCTGTGCTTCGTATAA
- a CDS encoding C13 family peptidase translates to MRPLALLALTLMLTACGDGESPLPPDARLPDGGRYRGDLVNGLLQGKGRIDYPNGSWYAGEFEKGQWQGQGEWHGSNGEVYRGQFNQGLFDGQGALTTNASSYSGGFKAGRRNGEGTLKENGMSYRGEFKADQYAGLGRLELEDGSSYQGQFAHGKPNGEGLRGDGNGNQFTGHFVDGQLEGNGTFNSADGDIYVGSFKNNQLHGKGRYENADGDVWLGQFKEGSLSGKGELIGTDGSHYIGQFNDWRFSGQGRLNLSDGSFYTGQFDNDSYQGRGTLVLTDGTVLSGTWINGQRVRDAEGKLLPDTLELGLLAQGRLLDAALANVPPSTPAVELYSLTLGGDGKQSVFLRESDYVANMLTTRFGTFGQIRLVNHRDHLADRPMATRENLRRAALTLAERSGPEDLIFIYLTSHGTSEHELVLDQPRMELADLPADELAAVLAPLKNRDKIIVISSCYSGGFIPALKDERTLIITASRADRVSFGCSEEANFTYFGDALFAQALNQTDDLEQAFKLTKATVAERELADGFEASEPQIWAPKTVLSHWQLLRKQQARKALQSASIESKDANSN, encoded by the coding sequence ATGCGCCCACTTGCACTCCTTGCCTTGACCCTGATGCTCACCGCTTGCGGCGACGGCGAATCGCCTTTGCCTCCCGACGCCCGCCTGCCGGACGGCGGACGCTATCGCGGTGACCTGGTCAATGGCTTGCTGCAAGGCAAGGGGCGTATCGACTACCCGAACGGCAGCTGGTACGCCGGCGAGTTCGAAAAGGGCCAGTGGCAGGGCCAGGGCGAATGGCATGGCAGCAATGGCGAAGTCTATCGCGGGCAGTTCAATCAGGGACTGTTCGACGGCCAGGGGGCACTGACCACCAACGCCAGCAGCTACAGCGGCGGCTTCAAGGCCGGCCGACGCAACGGCGAAGGCACCCTCAAAGAAAACGGCATGAGCTATCGCGGAGAGTTCAAGGCCGATCAATACGCCGGCCTGGGTCGACTCGAACTCGAAGACGGCAGCTCCTATCAAGGTCAGTTCGCCCACGGCAAACCCAATGGCGAAGGACTGCGCGGCGACGGCAACGGCAATCAGTTCACCGGGCACTTCGTCGACGGCCAGCTGGAAGGCAACGGGACTTTCAACAGCGCCGACGGCGACATCTATGTCGGCAGCTTCAAGAACAATCAACTGCACGGCAAGGGCCGCTACGAGAACGCCGACGGCGATGTCTGGCTGGGCCAGTTCAAGGAAGGCTCGCTGAGCGGCAAGGGCGAGTTGATCGGCACTGACGGCAGCCACTACATCGGCCAGTTCAATGACTGGCGTTTTTCCGGCCAGGGCCGCCTGAACCTGTCCGACGGCAGTTTTTACACTGGCCAGTTCGACAACGACAGTTACCAGGGGCGCGGCACATTGGTGTTGACCGATGGCACCGTGCTCAGCGGCACCTGGATCAACGGCCAGCGCGTACGCGACGCCGAGGGCAAATTATTGCCCGACACCCTGGAGCTCGGCCTGCTGGCCCAGGGGCGCTTGCTCGACGCCGCGCTGGCCAACGTTCCACCCTCGACCCCGGCGGTGGAGCTGTATTCGTTGACCCTGGGTGGCGATGGCAAGCAAAGCGTGTTTCTGCGCGAATCCGACTACGTCGCCAACATGCTCACCACCCGTTTCGGCACCTTTGGCCAGATCCGCCTGGTGAACCATCGTGACCACCTCGCCGACCGCCCGATGGCTACCCGGGAAAACCTGCGCCGCGCTGCCCTGACGCTGGCCGAACGCAGCGGTCCGGAAGACCTGATTTTCATCTACCTGACCAGCCACGGCACCAGTGAACACGAACTGGTGCTCGACCAGCCGCGCATGGAACTGGCCGATCTGCCAGCCGACGAATTGGCCGCGGTTCTCGCCCCCTTGAAAAACCGCGACAAGATCATCGTGATTTCGTCCTGCTACTCCGGCGGCTTCATCCCCGCCCTCAAGGATGAACGGACCCTGATCATAACGGCCTCGCGGGCCGACCGAGTATCCTTCGGTTGCTCGGAGGAAGCCAACTTCACTTACTTCGGCGATGCCTTGTTCGCCCAGGCCCTGAACCAGACCGATGATCTGGAGCAAGCCTTCAAACTGACCAAGGCCACTGTCGCCGAACGTGAGCTGGCGGACGGTTTTGAAGCGTCCGAACCACAGATCTGGGCACCGAAAACCGTCCTCTCGCATTGGCAACTACTGCGCAAACAGCAGGCACGAAAAGCACTGCAAAGTGCATCCATCGAAAGCAAGGATGCAAACAGCAACTAA
- a CDS encoding oxidoreductase, whose protein sequence is MYLTPQHVLLAGATGLTGEHLLDRLLNEPTITRVLAPSRRPLAGHPHLENPVGDPAEFLPQLNGRVDIAYCCLGTTIKQAGSEQAFRAVDLDMVVAFAKRAREMGARHLIVISALGADRRSSIFYNRVKGEMEYALRAQDWPQLTICRPSLLLGDRTEPRLGEKVAGPLSRLIPGKYHGIEACQLARAMWRLALEEQDGVRIVESDELRKLGK, encoded by the coding sequence ATGTACTTGACGCCTCAGCACGTGCTGCTCGCCGGAGCCACCGGTTTGACGGGTGAGCATCTGCTTGATCGACTGCTTAACGAACCAACGATTACCCGGGTATTGGCCCCCTCACGCAGGCCATTGGCCGGGCACCCGCACCTTGAAAACCCCGTCGGCGACCCGGCGGAGTTTCTGCCGCAGCTGAACGGTCGAGTCGATATCGCCTATTGCTGCCTCGGCACCACGATCAAGCAGGCCGGCTCGGAACAGGCGTTTCGCGCGGTGGACCTGGACATGGTGGTGGCATTCGCCAAGCGTGCCCGGGAAATGGGCGCAAGGCATTTGATCGTGATCAGTGCCCTGGGAGCCGATCGCAGATCCTCGATTTTCTACAACCGGGTCAAAGGCGAGATGGAGTACGCATTGCGCGCGCAGGACTGGCCGCAGCTGACTATTTGCCGCCCTTCGTTGTTGCTGGGTGATCGCACTGAACCGCGACTGGGCGAAAAAGTCGCCGGCCCGTTGTCTCGGCTGATCCCTGGCAAATACCATGGTATCGAGGCCTGCCAACTGGCCCGGGCAATGTGGCGCCTGGCGCTGGAAGAGCAGGACGGGGTCAGGATTGTCGAGTCGGATGAGCTGAGGAAGTTGGGCAAGTAA
- a CDS encoding YceK/YidQ family lipoprotein, translating to MNKLLVMVLALQLAGCATVRTLDAAKPGAPVVYSGTRLDLYAMNGGCCAMDRFGAEAPSYPGVDLPASALLDTLLLPLSLLTVIGVSFQATGGL from the coding sequence ATGAATAAGTTGCTGGTGATGGTGCTGGCGCTGCAATTGGCCGGGTGCGCCACTGTGCGGACCCTCGATGCGGCCAAGCCGGGTGCGCCTGTGGTGTACTCGGGGACTCGCCTGGATTTGTACGCGATGAACGGTGGGTGCTGCGCCATGGACCGTTTCGGTGCCGAAGCGCCGAGCTACCCGGGCGTTGATCTGCCGGCCAGTGCGTTGCTCGACACGCTGCTGTTGCCGTTGTCATTGCTGACGGTGATTGGGGTGAGTTTTCAGGCGACGGGTGGGTTGTAA
- the ubiX gene encoding flavin prenyltransferase UbiX has translation MNNGPDRITLAMTGASGAQYGLRLLDCLVREDREVHFLISKAAQLVMATETDVTLPAKPQMMQAFLTEYTGAAAGQIRVYGKEDWMSPVASGSGSPAAMVVVPCSTGTLSAIATGACNNLIERAADVTLKERRQLILVPREAPYSSIHLEHMLKLSNMGVTILPASPGFYHQPQTIDDLIDFVVARILNLLNIPQDMLPRWGEHHLTSDE, from the coding sequence ATGAACAACGGCCCGGACCGCATCACCCTGGCGATGACTGGCGCTTCAGGCGCCCAGTACGGATTGCGCCTGCTCGACTGCCTGGTGCGGGAAGATCGTGAAGTGCACTTTCTGATTTCCAAGGCCGCGCAGTTGGTGATGGCCACCGAAACCGACGTCACGCTGCCGGCCAAGCCGCAGATGATGCAGGCGTTCCTCACCGAATACACGGGGGCTGCCGCAGGGCAGATTCGGGTGTACGGCAAGGAAGACTGGATGTCGCCGGTGGCTTCGGGCTCCGGCTCCCCGGCGGCGATGGTGGTGGTGCCGTGTTCCACGGGCACGTTGTCGGCCATCGCCACGGGTGCCTGCAACAACTTGATCGAACGCGCCGCAGACGTGACGCTGAAAGAACGTCGGCAGTTGATCCTGGTGCCCCGTGAAGCGCCGTATTCGAGCATTCACCTGGAGCACATGCTCAAGTTGTCGAACATGGGCGTGACGATCCTGCCGGCATCTCCGGGCTTCTATCATCAGCCGCAAACCATCGATGACCTGATCGATTTCGTCGTGGCGCGGATCCTTAACCTGCTGAATATTCCTCAGGACATGTTGCCGCGCTGGGGCGAGCATCATCTGACCAGCGATGAATAA